One Dunckerocampus dactyliophorus isolate RoL2022-P2 chromosome 15, RoL_Ddac_1.1, whole genome shotgun sequence genomic window, TTCCCAGCTAGGAATGCAAGTTATTTATTGCAAGCCGTGCCTTAGGTTGCATTAAACAGCGACTCTTGCTTTATCACTTGTTTTGTGTGCTAAGGTTTCTGCATGTAGTGAGCATCTAAATGGCAGGGTTAAATCTGCTCATGGCAACATGCTTGACTGCATTCCACGCACTGCGTACAAAAGACAACTGTAGTTGTGGTTGGTTAGCTAAAAACAATACCTCATAATAAAATAGTGGAATAAGGAACTAGACATGCTGCAAAGAATAGAAAGTAAATACGTCAGGTGACCATTTCCAAAGGaaacgagattgggtctacgacaATGGGACGAgaggagattttaacattactttggaaaaaaagtagactgaaatctaaaaaatatgacaatatattgcaatctactaatttaatttctatgtTACATTCTTCCTCGCTCTGTGTGAATGCTAGCGACGCTGCCTCTACCCACCCaggcaaagagactgtatgactgacaaaagggctcactccgtccatgccgttgttctatggaacaaacgcaccaaggtgctgaaaccaatacattgagtgaactctcttcttgtttggaggcgagagacgaggaaaacaagacgcacatgcacatggcaatatattagaGCCGGCAAAATttacatttattgtgtgattcgtGAATTAATTTATCATTGTCCCAGGCATAGTGCatagtacatttttttctgaacaagacatcttgtcacgttttattcTTGTGGAATCTTGTGACATgagctcttgtgacacccctaatagacAGGTTCAGAGCTTTTCCCCCCATTTGTAAAATGTTGTTGCACCAGTGGAGTAGGGTTAACTTCCTGTTAGCTGGCCTGACCATGTTTGAggctttttaaatatatatgtaagCGGGctgttttgatttttctttattttgataattGCAACGAAATGTtgacgtacagtatatgttgatACCCTGTAGGTGCAATTTGACTGGCTTGGCCCCATTATTTGATGACATAATGATcaaatttttacaattttgtgcatgtgatttttaatacaaaaaaaaagaaaaacaaaacaaatattctctgtttacaaatacaaaactttcttctgttgcttttttttgtgttatcttTTTTATGCtacaagcaagacggagccgcccgtgagtgcttttagatgtcAATCAATCAAATCAGTCAATTAACAGAGGTGTTCCAcatcaactacaaaaatattgcgaTGAGCCATTTTTCTCAGGCAGTGTAATGTGAGAACAATCCTGTGAGTGATAATGATTGTTGGATGATGATGTGAAATCTGATGTCAGTGTGTGTTCAACAGAAATCGGAATGGGATTAACAGGCTTCGGCgtgtttttcctcttctttgGGATGATCCTGTTCTTTGACAAAGCACTCCTGGCGATtgggaatgtgagtgtttgCGTTCTATTGTACGgatcagtgattcccaaccactgtgctgcCGCACTCTAGTGTACTGTGAAAAATCATCAGGTGTGCCACGGGAAAAACActaatttcacttaattggtccAAAAAGGATTTACTACAAATAATCCATCTTTAGCGGAGTTTAGTGACAGGCACAACATTGAAATGCTCCTCCACTAGATGGCCGAAGGTACATAATGACCTTGCGTATTCACCTGTTTGCCTTTCATACTGCAACAGAATAAGTCATTGCACCTTGGTGGCGTGCCGTAACATTTTTCTCATGTAAAACATGTGCCTCAGctcaataaaggttgggaaacactggtctAGATGTTTGGACAGTTACTCATAATAGCAATATTGTTGCATTATTCATAGAAAATGTGACATTCTAATACAGTGCAATCCTTTTAAGTTGACCACCTCATCAAGTCCTTGTCCAGCGTGTTCTTCCTActaaaagtgcccgcttaagttgatgtcgacatacatggtcgaccacttttgtcaacataaaatttgagacccaaaaatgtaatttctatgaaaaatccgtccgtttatgtcgacacgcGTTGTAGTCTTGTTAACTTAAGCAGCAACATAACTGCTGTCTACGTAACATTAACATGTGCTCGctatgacttcctgttcagtgcaaaataagcttcaaaatacagtatggcgatattaacctggattctaccttaacaactaacaaaatgcgcccaaccatcctttttctatgccgcttatcctcgctagggtcgcgggggtatgctggagcctatcccagctgacttttggggagaggcggggtacacactggactggtcgccagccaatcgcacggcacatatagacaaacaacaacaaaatgcacccgtttattttaatttttttggatTGTTAATGACTGGAAAAAGATTTGCGCACGTgcaaaagctttattgtcattgttgtcAAGACGTACAACAGAATTATAAGCACCTCTGTTAGATGGGAGTATAAAATatgatatgaaaacagaagtTCTAGaataaaaatgcacaaatggaggaaaaccacgCTAGCAAGGTTGAAAAATCCTTAATTATCGCCCATTCTCCGAATTTCTCCGGCCAAAGTCACATGTAAATGTGCAACCAGCAGCTAATTTCAGGTTCAGCTATGTCGACATCCGCTTATGTTGAAGTTGGTCAGCCAGTCCGATGGGCGTCGACTTTTAAACGGGCTGCATTATACATTCAGTATGTGAACATAACTCATACAATGCTAATAGTGCAACCAGCTGCAATCTTCTCTTTATTTTGCTCTTTCTGTTCATTCCATTTGTGTAAATGTTGTGAATGGCATCATAACACTCCTTTGTGTATAACCCGGGGCCCGTTGCACgaaagtaggattcagacatccaggataaatgactgagctgagATCAGCCAACCCAGAACAAGAGCTTCTtggcttaattggttgcacaaagccaAAGCCAGGATGAACATGCACGGATTAGtcaagccaggtgaaaccaatcTTGGATCAGAGCGCGTATGCGGCTTCCTTACATAGACCCCGCTGTCGATCACGGAGTCACCGATTCACCACAGCAACGAGCGTGGCGTACATTTTCGAGTGGCGTGAAATTGACTGCAAATGTAAccccatcagacagcatcttgTAGATGAGTATTTGGATTTTTAtgggatgtgtattttatatatattatgtggGAGACTGTAAATGATCTATTAAatgatctaataataataatcccttatcctagttttgtgcaaagGGCCCCAGGACTCTGAATACATTTGTCTATATAGTGTTTTAGAGTTGTTCAATTACTGTAGATGGTCTATGTAATACTGTacaatgtgtttttgttcccTACTAGATCCTGTTTGTTGCAGGACTGGCCTTTGTCATTGGCCTAGAAAGGACCTTTCGTTTCTTTttccaaaagcacaaaatgaaagcCACCGGTTTCTTCCTAGGGGGTGTGTTTGTGGTACTAGTCGGCTGGCCCATTATCGGTGTCGTGCTGGAGATATACGGCTTTTTCCTCTTGTTCAGGTAAGAGCTGACACAAAATACAGCGACAACGCCAAAGAATCTTAATGCTTAACTCCACCAGTGTGCTGCCAGCTaaaaagtaattattgcacgaATTCTAAAGTTTGTTTTAAATAGCCGGTAAAAGCAAACCATCACAATCTTATTTTACATTTGCAGCCTTTGCCTCGTAGTTTAAATGAGTAGTAAAAGTGTGATGTAAacgaaaaaaaatggaaattggAGTTACTTCGACACAGGGGAGCGCCTGACTCTTCAGTAAAGTATGAGTAACACAATTAATTTGATAGGAATTGTGTACAAAAAGTGAATTTACATCAGTAGCATGTAGCTGAAAGCATAAAGGATAAAGACTAACATGAAAATGACCAAAGACGTGAGACATTTTTACCACTctgtgtattgtttttgttgcaaGACTGTCCATACGGCTAGGGGGTGGTATTGCCCTGCAACACATTCCTGTTCCCGTGCTTTAGTCACTGTCAAATGTCGTCAAAGGGTCAGTAGTTTTACTTATTTAGGATTTAGCTTTAGGATTGttgacattttaatttaaaaattgccTGTAGAGTTAATAATAAAGATTCCAGAATGATGACTAAAAtgtcatacagtggaacccgcttatgtcgaccaactcatcatgGTTCACCGCATTTCTTATTtctaaaaagtgcccgcttaagtcgacaTTGACATAAATGTGCAACTTTTTGTCGACAGAagggggtcatttctatgaaaaatcaaCCTGTTTATGTCAagatgtgttgtagtattgtcaaTTTCATCATTAACACTAAGCAGCGGGAaacgacaacagcaacataaagtagattccatattaataaactgaatattttaatgatagagaatagaaaacatgtttaggaCTGTATAAAtacaagttttaacattattagatccctgtagacatgaaataacaccccacgaGTCACTTTTGTACtcctattattgtttgtttacattacattgcgcaggctatgggatcactgcaaggACGTAACAGACAgctgctgctagcatagcaagctaccgagctaactagttagctttaCTTTTTGTAAACTTGAGatagtgtttcaaacggagtggggaagaaggacaaagaaaccaaaaacgtacagtttccacacggaatgagaagCCTTTTTTCCATACGatttcagccatggcatgtccgtcgcAGCGATGGCATGTCGGcacggctctgctggctcagtagccagtctgcATGCAGTgtggaaggtaatgtaatctaacgtcatgtctcattacTGATGCTTAGTGACCaacttttctttcaatatttttgacaaataataggccatagtcaaccatgaatcatttattaattattttttgaaaaacttgaTATGGTGAGGGAACGATATTCAaaccgcaatatagcgagggacgattgtaccACTGCAATGGCATAGTGAACAAtgacacaggagctgctgtcagccacaactcacgccactcactggcactctccacactgctaaccacgCTAACACTCAAGCACACACAACATCACAGATGCAACACTACACAtaatcttctaaatgccttatatttgtattttcgttcattttgccatttttatgattgaaaatgcttaatttgggccaagaatatgtacagtTTGCTCATACAGTATACGCATATGTTTCgaccaataataggctgtattcaaccgcaaaacagtgatcatttatgaatgaattcatttttgaaaaatgataaaGGTGAGGGACCGATGTTCaaaccacaatgtagcgagggacaagtgtaaaatattatatgaaaacagaagaatcaatataaaaatatgcacaaatgaagGAAAACTGTAGGTTAAAAACTCCTTCAGTATCTCCCCTTCACATTCTCCGGCCAAAGTCTCAAATAAATGTGAAAGCGATGGCCAGTTTTGATTGTCGACAACCGCCTATGTCAACGTCAGCCAACCGATCCGAGGGGCGTTGATAataacaggttccactgtatctttACCATATATGTTATGGAAAAACATGACTTCAAATTGAACAGACTGCCTTTGACATGTTCACTTCCACTGTAGCTTTATGCTGGGAAATAAACATCTGACAACGACAgcgcaaaacaaacaaacggcTTAAAATTtgcaagcagcagcagcgtccTTGCCAAGTACTCTCAAGTGAGCAGCTACAAGCAAGCATAGCTGTGGATCATAGGATTCCACCTACACGCAAGCCAATTCAGAAATAGTACGGTTTTAGCCAGAAAGGGTGTATCTGCGATGAGAGAAAGGGACATTCTGGTCGACCATGAATCTCCGAGGACGTTATCCATTCATTGTTTATGTGGACACGATGTGGGTTCATTCTTATGCTTCAAATTGTTTCAACTAGCTACTGTAAAACCAACCTACAgataagatagatagatactttcaTCATGAAgggaattcaaacaaaattcaaAACCCATATAAATAGTTTAAATTAAATTCAAGAAGTTAtagatatttcaagaaaaaaacagcctccatGTGTATAGGTgacaaaatgtatgtttattagttttaacattttaactttttcttattacattgtgctctttttttttccccaacttttgctgtttttagtttttttgttgtaattgtatttttacagtgTCATGCTGGCCACTTtcctgctgtattactgcaatttccctgtTGATAATTCACTATGATTGAGCTACGGTGTCTTATTAGATGTGACACAAAATTACGCCTATAACACAGTGCTAAGATGTagctgttttgttcagatacCTTAGcacaggggtcagcaacctgtGGCTCCGGGATGCGGTCCTTCatcctccttgttgcggctacCTTTGCTGAGctcggtgatttttttttaacaccatccatccatccattttgtataccggttcttcctcattagggtcgcgggggggaTGATGTAGgctaaatgtgcattttcgaaaatCATTGGAAATATCCGACTCgccgcaagtccgtgaatgcatctagactgtgttctg contains:
- the golt1ba gene encoding golgi transport 1Ba isoform X2, yielding MISLTDSQKIGMGLTGFGVFFLFFGMILFFDKALLAIGNILFVAGLAFVIGLERTFRFFFQKHKMKATGFFLGGVFVVLVGWPIIGVVLEIYGFFLLFRGFFPVVIGFIRRIPVLGSILNLPFISAHS
- the golt1ba gene encoding golgi transport 1Ba isoform X1 gives rise to the protein MISLTDSQKIGMGLTGFGVFFLFFGMILFFDKALLAIGNILFVAGLAFVIGLERTFRFFFQKHKMKATGFFLGGVFVVLVGWPIIGVVLEIYGFFLLFRGFFPVVIGFIRRIPVLGSILNLPFISAYVDKVGESNTMV